The proteins below are encoded in one region of Fibrella aestuarina BUZ 2:
- a CDS encoding TetR/AcrR family transcriptional regulator has protein sequence MGIVERKEREKEEMRRRIIDAAQHLYVQNGYEKLSIRAIADEIEYSPATIYLYFKDKSEVIYAVHQQAFAKLMNEFRAILIITDPFEKLIAMGKQYTHFAIENPELFDVMFIITAPMETLECREEIWSEGRIAFSMLVQVVQECISAGVFQPQDPEVAAMMIWSTIHGYTALFVRKRLNMFTDERRAELMQQAFTLFCNTLRKGL, from the coding sequence ATGGGTATCGTAGAACGGAAAGAGCGGGAGAAAGAAGAAATGCGGCGGCGAATCATCGACGCGGCCCAACATCTATATGTGCAGAACGGCTACGAGAAGCTCAGCATCCGGGCCATTGCCGACGAGATTGAATACAGCCCGGCTACTATCTACCTGTATTTCAAAGATAAGAGTGAAGTGATCTACGCCGTTCATCAGCAGGCGTTTGCCAAGCTGATGAATGAGTTTCGGGCCATACTGATCATTACCGATCCATTTGAAAAACTGATCGCGATGGGAAAACAGTACACCCATTTTGCAATCGAAAACCCGGAATTGTTCGATGTGATGTTCATTATAACGGCTCCGATGGAAACCCTTGAATGCCGGGAAGAAATCTGGTCGGAGGGGCGCATTGCGTTCAGCATGCTCGTGCAGGTCGTGCAGGAGTGTATTAGCGCAGGCGTGTTTCAACCGCAGGATCCCGAAGTAGCCGCTATGATGATCTGGAGTACGATTCACGGTTATACGGCCCTCTTTGTTCGAAAACGCCTCAATATGTTCACCGATGAGCGCCGTGCCGAGCTGATGCAGCAGGCCTTCACGCTGTTCTGTAACACCCTGCGTAAAGGTTTATAA
- a CDS encoding TolC family protein: MKKVFYHIFFLLVCHSASWAQPAPPGTSSLLDGYVQEGLRNNLTLKQEGYEIRRVAESLVQAKALFYPRVAFNPTYSLAAGGRRLQFPVGDLLNPVYGTLNKLTGQDRFPTNIANVNEQLAPNNFHDTKVSMQYALYNTDLQYNYLIQKSLLSAQQARQRVVENEIRYSIQTAYYQYLQTLDARRIFDNARNTLRELVRLNEKLVSNNVATKEVVTQARYELSKIDQQLVTADKNQATARAYFNFLLNRDLTAPVAIDSTLARTTPLGEDALPNLQQAAVQSRQELTQLGQSLKAAQLAIKLNEANAMIPNLYVGGNAGFQGFGYTFSNQGYALLQLGLQWDLFKGYEKRSKIQQAKIQAESVQNRINEVERQIQLQVLQAYYELDAANQSLTATQAGLTNAEQTFRIIDSKYRNGQALLIELLRVQNDRLTAQLQQSLAREEVLAKRAALDRVTAVPQPTP; the protein is encoded by the coding sequence ATGAAGAAGGTCTTTTACCACATATTCTTCCTGTTGGTTTGCCATTCGGCTAGCTGGGCGCAACCGGCCCCGCCGGGTACGTCGTCGCTACTCGACGGCTACGTTCAGGAGGGGTTGCGCAATAACCTGACCTTAAAACAGGAAGGCTACGAGATTCGGCGTGTGGCCGAGTCGCTGGTGCAGGCGAAGGCTCTGTTCTATCCGCGGGTGGCGTTCAACCCAACCTATTCGCTGGCGGCGGGCGGGCGGCGGCTTCAGTTTCCGGTGGGCGATCTGCTCAATCCGGTCTACGGTACCCTCAACAAACTAACGGGGCAGGACCGCTTTCCCACCAACATCGCTAACGTCAACGAGCAACTGGCTCCCAACAATTTTCACGATACAAAGGTCAGCATGCAGTATGCGCTGTACAACACCGACCTTCAATACAACTACCTGATTCAGAAAAGTTTACTCTCTGCACAACAGGCTCGTCAGCGAGTGGTCGAAAACGAAATTCGCTACAGTATCCAGACGGCTTATTACCAGTACCTGCAAACGCTCGATGCCCGCCGGATATTCGACAATGCCCGCAACACCTTGCGAGAGTTGGTGCGCCTGAACGAAAAGCTGGTGAGCAACAACGTGGCGACCAAAGAAGTGGTGACACAGGCCCGCTACGAACTCAGCAAGATTGATCAGCAGCTGGTGACGGCGGATAAGAATCAGGCCACGGCAAGGGCTTACTTCAACTTTCTGCTCAACCGCGACCTGACTGCCCCCGTCGCCATTGATTCGACACTGGCCCGAACCACGCCACTAGGCGAAGACGCGCTGCCCAACCTGCAACAGGCAGCCGTACAAAGTCGGCAGGAGCTGACGCAATTGGGGCAGTCGCTGAAAGCCGCGCAGCTGGCCATCAAGCTCAACGAAGCCAACGCCATGATTCCGAATCTATATGTGGGCGGTAACGCTGGTTTTCAGGGATTTGGCTATACGTTCAGCAACCAGGGGTACGCCCTGTTGCAGCTTGGATTGCAATGGGATCTGTTTAAGGGCTACGAAAAACGGTCGAAGATTCAGCAGGCCAAAATTCAGGCGGAATCAGTACAAAATCGGATCAACGAGGTTGAGCGGCAGATTCAGCTACAGGTGTTGCAGGCCTATTATGAACTCGACGCTGCCAACCAAAGCCTCACCGCTACGCAAGCTGGCCTCACCAACGCTGAGCAGACCTTCCGTATTATCGACAGCAAATACCGCAATGGGCAGGCACTGCTCATCGAACTGTTGCGTGTGCAAAACGACCGCCTGACGGCTCAGCTTCAGCAGTCGCTTGCCCGCGAAGAGGTACTCGCCAAACGCGCCGCGCTCGATCGAGTCACGGCAGTTCCCCAACCAACGCCCTGA
- a CDS encoding DUF3995 domain-containing protein, whose product MLPALLNTALLLLISGIHVYWAFGGTWGLSAALPERPDRAGQKAFQPGRGLTLLVAAGLAAMAVLHLYRIGWLPGTLPSWLTQYGLLGVGGIFFLRVVGDFRYVGFFKTTTETAFARLDTAFYIPLCLILSICAFWTAVL is encoded by the coding sequence ATGCTCCCTGCGCTACTCAATACCGCCCTGCTGCTGCTGATCAGTGGCATCCACGTCTACTGGGCGTTCGGCGGCACCTGGGGCCTGTCCGCGGCCCTCCCCGAACGACCTGACCGCGCCGGGCAGAAAGCGTTCCAGCCAGGCCGGGGGTTGACGCTGCTTGTGGCGGCGGGGCTCGCCGCGATGGCCGTCTTGCATCTGTACCGAATCGGCTGGTTGCCAGGTACGTTGCCTAGTTGGCTCACCCAGTATGGTCTGCTTGGCGTGGGGGGTATTTTCTTCCTGCGCGTCGTTGGCGATTTCAGGTACGTCGGCTTCTTCAAAACCACGACCGAAACCGCATTCGCCCGCCTCGACACGGCCTTCTACATTCCGCTGTGTCTGATTCTCAGCATCTGCGCCTTCTGGACAGCAGTTCTCTAA
- a CDS encoding efflux RND transporter periplasmic adaptor subunit: MKPTYLLIALVALATVWGCHSKTEQATETAAADSVTDATIIPVRLAAVEQVERAEPVVASGLVSSSEEARLSFKIGGIVNKLYVDEGQTVRKGQLLATLNLTEIDAQVSQAQLGQEKAERDLARVKKLYADTAATLEQLQNATTGSNVARQNLTIAQFNRGYAQIRASVDGTVTRKLVNEGEFVAAGAGVYLLSGNRRNDWVVRVGVADKDWARLKLGDRATIALDAYPDRSFSGTITELGQAADPMNKLYEVEIRLNPAGARLAPGLFAKATLTPTQRRTYAMVPIEAIVEGNGKDGFVYVLATRQAATGPQRVRKQPIQIGYISGTKVLLTGGLQSVNQVVTSGSAFLTEDSRVAVK; this comes from the coding sequence ATGAAACCGACTTATTTACTCATTGCGCTGGTTGCGCTCGCTACCGTATGGGGCTGCCACAGCAAGACCGAACAGGCAACGGAAACCGCCGCAGCCGACTCGGTAACCGACGCCACGATCATTCCCGTTCGGCTGGCGGCAGTCGAGCAGGTTGAACGGGCCGAACCGGTGGTCGCCTCCGGGCTGGTGTCATCGTCGGAAGAGGCGCGGCTCTCGTTCAAGATTGGCGGCATCGTCAACAAACTCTACGTCGACGAAGGGCAGACCGTACGGAAAGGCCAACTGCTCGCTACGCTCAATCTGACCGAAATCGATGCGCAGGTATCGCAGGCTCAACTGGGGCAGGAAAAAGCCGAGCGCGATCTAGCACGCGTTAAAAAGCTGTACGCCGACACCGCCGCCACGCTCGAACAGCTCCAGAACGCCACGACGGGCAGCAACGTAGCGCGGCAGAACCTGACGATTGCGCAATTCAACCGGGGGTATGCCCAGATTCGGGCGTCGGTGGATGGCACCGTCACGCGTAAACTGGTTAACGAAGGTGAGTTTGTCGCTGCCGGTGCAGGCGTATACCTGCTATCGGGTAACCGCCGCAACGATTGGGTAGTGCGCGTGGGCGTGGCTGACAAAGACTGGGCCCGGCTCAAGCTCGGCGATCGGGCAACCATAGCGCTCGACGCCTATCCTGACCGGTCCTTTTCGGGCACGATCACCGAACTGGGGCAGGCCGCTGACCCCATGAACAAACTCTATGAGGTCGAGATTCGGCTGAACCCGGCCGGTGCCAGATTAGCGCCGGGGCTGTTCGCCAAGGCGACCCTTACCCCCACCCAACGACGTACCTACGCGATGGTGCCGATCGAAGCGATCGTGGAGGGCAATGGCAAAGACGGATTCGTATACGTGCTGGCAACCCGTCAGGCCGCAACAGGCCCACAGCGGGTGCGTAAGCAACCAATTCAGATCGGCTACATCAGCGGCACTAAGGTCTTACTGACGGGGGGATTACAATCCGTAAACCAAGTAGTTACAAGCGGTTCAGCTTTCCTGACCGAAGATTCGCGCGTGGCTGTAAAATAG
- a CDS encoding Gfo/Idh/MocA family protein: MPNQSQVSRRLFLQKAAQTAASGTLLMGFPTIVPASVFGKNAPSNRINIGAIGTGRISRGHDMPGVWKYDTARIVAVCDVDSRRVQDAKKLVNEYYSKKEGKPYDGVRTYGDYRELLQNKDIDAVLISTPDHWHSPIGMAAVQAGKDVYMQKPASLTISEGRALSNAVQATNRIYQVGSQQRSWAQFRIAAELVRNGRIGQLKTVYVGLPGDPSGNEEPAMPIPATLNYDMWLGTTPEVYYTEKRVHPQADYDRPGWLRCEQFGAGMITGWGSHHIDSAHWAMDTERTGPVEIWGTAQFPTSGLWDVHGIFRTEANYANGVHMVVSNELPNGIRFEGTEGWIFVTRGNYTATASDPVAAAGNTKALDASDPRILTSKLGPNEVHLPVSDDQHGNWLQSIQSRKPPIAPIEVGHRSCSACLLHHATMKLKRKLYWDPAREQFKNDPEANALLSRPQRAAYAVPALAKAR, translated from the coding sequence ATGCCAAATCAGTCACAGGTATCACGGCGGCTTTTTCTCCAAAAAGCCGCGCAAACAGCCGCTTCGGGTACGTTATTAATGGGCTTTCCGACGATCGTTCCCGCCTCCGTCTTTGGTAAAAACGCTCCAAGTAATCGCATTAACATAGGGGCTATCGGTACGGGGCGCATTTCGCGGGGGCACGACATGCCCGGCGTCTGGAAGTACGACACGGCCCGGATCGTTGCCGTATGCGATGTGGATAGCCGCCGCGTGCAGGATGCCAAGAAGCTGGTCAACGAGTATTACAGCAAGAAAGAAGGCAAACCCTACGACGGGGTACGTACCTACGGCGACTACCGCGAGCTGCTACAAAACAAAGACATCGACGCTGTGCTCATCAGCACACCCGATCACTGGCACTCCCCCATCGGAATGGCAGCCGTGCAGGCCGGGAAAGATGTGTACATGCAGAAACCCGCCTCGCTAACCATTTCGGAAGGCCGCGCCTTGAGCAATGCCGTGCAGGCGACCAACCGAATTTATCAGGTCGGCAGCCAACAGCGGTCGTGGGCGCAATTCAGGATTGCCGCCGAGTTGGTCCGTAACGGGCGGATCGGTCAGTTAAAAACCGTTTACGTAGGCCTGCCCGGCGACCCCTCAGGGAACGAAGAACCGGCGATGCCCATACCCGCTACGTTGAACTACGACATGTGGCTCGGCACCACGCCGGAAGTGTATTATACCGAAAAACGGGTGCACCCACAGGCCGACTACGACCGCCCCGGCTGGCTGCGTTGCGAACAGTTTGGCGCCGGCATGATCACCGGCTGGGGCTCGCACCACATCGACTCGGCCCACTGGGCCATGGATACCGAACGCACCGGCCCCGTCGAAATCTGGGGCACGGCGCAGTTCCCGACGAGTGGGCTGTGGGATGTTCACGGCATCTTCCGGACCGAGGCCAACTACGCCAATGGGGTACACATGGTCGTCAGCAACGAACTACCCAATGGCATCCGCTTTGAGGGCACCGAGGGCTGGATTTTCGTGACGCGGGGTAACTACACCGCCACCGCCAGCGATCCCGTCGCCGCAGCGGGTAACACAAAAGCGCTGGATGCGAGTGATCCGCGCATCCTGACGTCGAAACTGGGGCCCAACGAGGTGCACCTGCCCGTCAGCGACGATCAGCATGGTAACTGGCTGCAAAGCATCCAAAGTCGCAAGCCGCCAATTGCCCCGATCGAAGTGGGGCATCGGTCGTGCTCGGCCTGTCTGCTTCATCATGCCACCATGAAGCTGAAGCGCAAGCTGTATTGGGACCCAGCCCGCGAGCAGTTCAAAAACGATCCCGAAGCCAACGCCCTGCTGTCGCGTCCCCAACGGGCCGCCTACGCTGTCCCCGCACTGGCCAAAGCCAGATAA
- a CDS encoding 3-keto-disaccharide hydrolase, with translation MKHLILLVSVALLTACSGSKRATSTDEKGWQRLFDGKTLTGWKVAENPATFSVQDGAIVVFGPRAHLFYDGPVGNHDFTNFEWKATVKTAPGANSGMFIHTTYQDKGWPAQGYEIQVNQTHSDWRKTGSVYSFQDVKEVFVKDDEWYTEQITVQGKTVTVRINGKVINEYTEPDNLDRKGGDAQHRLSHGTVALQGHDPKSKVMFKDIMIRPL, from the coding sequence ATGAAACACCTGATTCTGCTAGTATCAGTAGCCTTGCTGACAGCCTGCTCTGGTTCCAAACGAGCCACCTCGACGGATGAGAAGGGCTGGCAACGCCTTTTCGATGGCAAAACCCTGACCGGCTGGAAAGTGGCCGAAAATCCGGCTACGTTCAGTGTGCAGGATGGCGCTATTGTGGTGTTCGGCCCGCGGGCGCACCTCTTCTATGATGGTCCGGTTGGCAACCACGACTTCACCAACTTCGAATGGAAGGCCACTGTAAAAACGGCCCCTGGTGCCAACTCAGGTATGTTTATTCACACTACCTACCAGGATAAAGGGTGGCCGGCACAGGGCTACGAAATTCAGGTAAACCAAACCCACTCAGACTGGCGCAAAACGGGTAGCGTGTACTCGTTTCAGGATGTGAAAGAGGTATTCGTGAAAGACGATGAATGGTACACCGAACAGATTACCGTGCAGGGCAAAACCGTCACGGTACGTATCAACGGTAAGGTTATCAACGAGTATACCGAACCCGATAATCTGGACCGCAAAGGTGGCGACGCGCAACACCGCCTCAGCCACGGCACCGTTGCCTTGCAGGGACACGACCCCAAGAGCAAAGTGATGTTCAAAGACATCATGATCCGGCCGTTGTAA
- a CDS encoding efflux RND transporter permease subunit, whose product MNLAQFSVKNWQFMLVLFIAVFALGINALVNMPRGEDPEFTAPQFAVIFVYPGTDAEDMEELVADPVEARFNALDNMDHVITSIEDGLVVARVEYEYSQDPDEKYQEMVREVNALRAELPADIFRIEIRKFSPTDVSIVQVALQSEVATDKELGEQADRLREQLEKVKTLKNVASWGFPKTTVRVSLNIEKMAQAGIAVNRVLGALQAENLNIPAGSLLAGTRKFNVKTSGDYQSLDDIRNTIVSTNGQKTIYLRDIADVALNYEEATYLTRLNGHRAVLVTAAQKTGANIEKVGQQLRPVISEFAKTLPSHIVLTKNFDQAASVSKRLSRFAKDFGIAILLVSITLLPLGFRAASVVMISIPLSLAIGLALLGAFGFSINQLSIVGFIVALGILVDDSIVVVENIERYLREGYSKRDAAIQATSQITTAVIGCTTTLVLAFLPLIFLPEGSGDFIRSLPMAVVTTVLASMVVSLTIVPFLSSRLLSHNHNPEGNWFLRGLKRVIGASYSKLLVWGLRHPVLTLLTAVALFIGSLSLFKQVGFALFPASEKPQFLVNIETGDGSNLSETNTVTRFVESVLKREPTIQYFTSNVGKGNPRIYYNIVQRSESPNFAQVLVQLQPDTRPDQKRVIIDRLRERLASYPNAKIEVKDFEQGPAQEAPVAVRVFGENLDSLRTQAARVEAVFRQTPGLLYVNNPLATRRTDLRVKINKEKAGLLGLSIADVNRTIRLAVAGLNVGTFKDPETSDDYTINVTLPKGASTDQSALSNLYINSLTGSAVPLRQIADLQFESGTNQILHYDKDRYVTITGFVKTGYLVDNVFTDVLAKLGKMTFPKGFTYKAAGELESREKSFGGLGTIILITAFGFLAVLILEFGTFKSSLIVLSVIPLGIIGAIVALLLTGNPFSFVAVIGLIALIGIEVKNSILLVDFTNQLREQGIPLDEAIQEAGEVRFVPIVLTSLTAIGGLIPLAIENNPLYSPLAWVLIGGLVSSTLLSRVVTPVLYKLLPPRVDVTAVAEPEAELV is encoded by the coding sequence ATGAACTTAGCTCAATTTTCCGTCAAGAACTGGCAGTTTATGCTGGTGCTGTTCATCGCCGTGTTTGCACTTGGCATCAACGCATTGGTGAATATGCCGCGGGGCGAGGACCCCGAGTTTACGGCCCCGCAATTTGCCGTCATTTTCGTGTATCCCGGCACCGACGCTGAGGATATGGAAGAACTCGTAGCCGACCCCGTAGAGGCCCGATTCAACGCCCTCGACAACATGGATCACGTCATTACCAGCATCGAAGACGGGCTGGTAGTGGCGCGGGTCGAATATGAATACAGCCAGGATCCCGATGAGAAGTACCAGGAAATGGTGCGCGAAGTCAACGCCCTGCGCGCCGAACTACCCGCCGACATTTTCCGCATCGAAATCCGGAAGTTTTCACCCACCGACGTCAGCATCGTACAAGTGGCGTTGCAGTCGGAAGTAGCCACCGACAAGGAGTTGGGCGAGCAGGCAGACCGCCTACGCGAACAGCTGGAAAAGGTAAAGACGCTGAAAAACGTAGCGAGTTGGGGCTTCCCAAAGACCACCGTGCGGGTGTCGCTTAACATTGAGAAGATGGCGCAGGCGGGCATCGCCGTTAACCGAGTGTTGGGCGCACTTCAGGCCGAAAACCTGAACATTCCGGCGGGTAGCCTGCTGGCCGGTACGCGCAAGTTCAACGTCAAAACCAGCGGCGATTACCAATCGCTCGACGACATTCGGAATACCATCGTTTCGACCAATGGACAGAAAACCATCTACCTCCGCGACATCGCCGACGTTGCGCTCAATTACGAAGAAGCAACGTACCTGACGCGCCTGAACGGCCACCGGGCGGTGCTCGTTACGGCGGCTCAGAAAACGGGCGCCAACATCGAGAAAGTAGGGCAACAGCTTCGGCCCGTGATCAGCGAGTTTGCCAAAACGTTGCCGTCGCACATCGTCCTGACCAAAAACTTCGATCAGGCGGCGAGCGTGAGCAAGCGACTCTCGCGCTTTGCCAAGGATTTCGGCATCGCCATTCTGCTGGTGTCGATCACGCTGCTACCCTTGGGGTTCCGGGCGGCTTCCGTCGTCATGATTTCCATTCCGCTGTCGCTGGCCATCGGGCTGGCGTTGCTCGGTGCCTTTGGTTTCAGCATTAACCAGTTGAGCATTGTCGGGTTCATCGTGGCGCTGGGTATTCTGGTCGACGACAGCATTGTGGTGGTCGAAAACATCGAGCGGTACCTGCGCGAAGGCTACAGCAAACGCGACGCCGCCATTCAGGCTACCAGCCAGATTACCACCGCCGTAATCGGTTGCACGACCACGCTGGTGCTGGCCTTTTTGCCACTCATCTTTTTGCCCGAAGGCTCCGGCGATTTCATCCGGTCGCTGCCGATGGCCGTGGTGACGACGGTGTTGGCCTCGATGGTGGTGTCGCTCACGATCGTCCCGTTCCTAAGCAGCCGCCTGCTGAGCCACAACCACAACCCCGAAGGCAACTGGTTTCTGCGGGGTCTGAAGCGGGTAATCGGCGCGTCGTACAGCAAGCTGCTGGTGTGGGGCCTGCGCCATCCGGTGCTGACGCTGCTGACGGCCGTTGCCTTATTCATCGGGTCGCTGTCGCTGTTCAAACAAGTTGGGTTTGCGCTCTTTCCAGCCTCCGAAAAACCGCAGTTTCTGGTCAATATTGAAACCGGCGACGGCAGCAACCTGTCGGAAACCAACACGGTCACGCGCTTTGTCGAAAGCGTGCTGAAGCGCGAGCCGACGATCCAGTATTTCACCAGCAATGTGGGCAAGGGCAATCCGCGCATCTATTACAACATCGTGCAACGGAGCGAGTCGCCCAACTTTGCGCAGGTGCTGGTGCAGCTTCAGCCCGACACGCGCCCCGACCAGAAGCGGGTGATCATCGACCGACTGCGTGAGCGACTGGCCAGCTATCCTAACGCCAAAATCGAGGTGAAAGATTTTGAGCAGGGGCCCGCCCAGGAGGCGCCGGTGGCGGTGCGCGTTTTCGGCGAAAACCTCGATTCGCTACGTACCCAGGCTGCGCGGGTCGAGGCCGTTTTCCGCCAGACGCCGGGTTTGCTGTACGTAAACAACCCGCTGGCAACGCGCCGCACCGACCTGCGCGTGAAGATCAACAAAGAGAAAGCGGGCCTACTGGGCCTGTCTATTGCCGACGTAAACCGCACCATCCGGCTGGCGGTAGCGGGGCTCAACGTGGGTACGTTCAAAGACCCCGAAACTTCGGACGATTACACCATCAACGTCACGCTGCCCAAGGGTGCTTCGACCGACCAAAGCGCGCTGAGTAACCTCTACATCAACAGCCTGACCGGGAGCGCCGTACCGCTGCGGCAGATCGCCGATTTGCAGTTCGAATCGGGCACCAACCAGATTTTGCATTATGACAAAGACCGCTACGTGACCATTACGGGCTTCGTCAAAACGGGTTATCTAGTCGACAACGTCTTCACCGACGTGCTGGCCAAACTGGGCAAAATGACGTTCCCCAAGGGGTTCACGTATAAAGCGGCCGGGGAGTTGGAAAGCCGTGAAAAGTCGTTCGGAGGGCTGGGCACCATCATCCTGATTACGGCGTTCGGTTTTCTGGCCGTACTGATTCTGGAATTCGGCACCTTCAAAAGTTCGTTGATTGTGCTGTCGGTGATTCCGTTGGGCATTATCGGGGCCATTGTCGCGCTGCTGCTGACGGGCAATCCGTTTTCATTCGTTGCCGTGATCGGTCTGATCGCGCTGATCGGCATCGAGGTAAAGAACTCCATTCTGCTGGTTGATTTCACCAATCAGCTACGCGAGCAGGGCATCCCGCTCGACGAAGCTATTCAGGAAGCGGGCGAGGTTCGTTTCGTGCCGATTGTACTGACCTCGCTCACGGCCATCGGCGGGCTCATTCCGCTCGCTATCGAGAACAATCCGCTCTACAGCCCCCTGGCCTGGGTGCTCATCGGCGGCCTGGTTTCCAGTACGTTGCTCTCGCGGGTGGTGACGCCAGTGCTGTACAAATTGCTACCGCCACGCGTTGACGTAACGGCGGTAGCCGAGCCCGAGGCAGAATTAGTATAG
- a CDS encoding thioredoxin family protein: MKSFLLVALIGFGLLGTFPTAVAQRPNAGYTLGDIVAPFSLKNVDNRTISLSDYQGQRGLIVIFTSNHCPFSKAYEDRILALDRKFSAQGFPVIAVLSNNAAIYEDDTFERMQARAREKGYTFPYLQDATQAVAHSFGANRTPQVYVLKRNGGADATARFTVEYIGSIDDSPQDPAGVQRQYVDEAVTNLLVGRPVVTPLTKAVGCAIK; the protein is encoded by the coding sequence ATGAAATCGTTTCTGCTGGTTGCCTTGATAGGATTCGGCCTGCTGGGTACGTTCCCAACGGCCGTGGCCCAACGACCCAACGCCGGCTATACGCTTGGCGATATTGTAGCGCCTTTTTCGCTCAAAAACGTGGATAACCGCACCATCAGCCTGTCTGATTATCAGGGCCAGCGGGGGCTGATTGTGATTTTTACGAGCAACCACTGCCCGTTCTCAAAGGCATACGAAGACCGTATTCTGGCGCTCGATCGCAAGTTTAGTGCGCAGGGCTTTCCGGTCATTGCGGTGCTGTCGAACAACGCGGCGATCTATGAAGACGATACGTTTGAGCGAATGCAGGCCCGCGCCCGTGAAAAAGGCTACACGTTCCCGTACCTGCAGGATGCTACGCAAGCCGTAGCCCACTCGTTTGGGGCAAACCGCACGCCGCAGGTATACGTGCTAAAACGCAACGGTGGTGCCGACGCAACCGCCCGCTTCACGGTAGAGTACATTGGTAGCATCGACGACAGCCCACAGGACCCCGCCGGGGTGCAACGTCAGTATGTCGACGAAGCCGTGACTAATCTGCTGGTTGGTCGGCCGGTGGTGACACCATTGACCAAAGCGGTTGGCTGCGCGATCAAGTAA